One segment of Bacillus alkalisoli DNA contains the following:
- a CDS encoding sulfurtransferase TusA family protein → MNANKVLDVKGMACPMPLVKTKKALNDLASGEVLEVITTDKGAKTDLTAWTKTVGHELLDSKEDQDVFTFYIKKG, encoded by the coding sequence ATGTAAAAGGTATGGCTTGCCCAATGCCATTAGTAAAAACAAAAAAGGCTTTAAACGATCTTGCATCTGGTGAAGTACTAGAAGTAATTACAACGGATAAAGGTGCAAAAACAGATCTAACAGCTTGGACAAAAACAGTTGGACACGAACTTTTAGATAGCAAAGAAGATCAAGACGTATTCACATTTTATATTAAAAAAGGATAA
- a CDS encoding DsrE/DsrF/DrsH-like family protein, with protein MTVETKKTTIVLFSGDYDKVMAAYIIANGAAAYDHEVTIFHTFWGLNALRKEELVPVSKNFIEKMFAKMMPRGADRLALSNMNMAGIGPKMIKGIMKKHNVQSLPSLIEMAREQDIKIVACQMSVDLLGLKHEEMLDGIEYAGVGAYLADASEGNVNLFI; from the coding sequence ATGACAGTAGAAACGAAAAAAACAACAATCGTATTATTTTCAGGTGATTATGATAAAGTAATGGCAGCTTACATTATTGCAAATGGTGCAGCTGCATATGACCATGAAGTAACTATTTTTCACACTTTCTGGGGATTAAATGCATTACGTAAAGAAGAATTAGTACCAGTAAGTAAAAACTTCATCGAAAAAATGTTTGCAAAAATGATGCCTCGTGGCGCAGATCGCTTAGCACTTTCTAACATGAACATGGCTGGTATAGGTCCTAAGATGATTAAAGGTATAATGAAAAAACATAACGTTCAATCATTACCAAGCCTAATTGAAATGGCTAGAGAACAAGATATTAAGATTGTTGCTTGTCAAATGAGTGTTGATTTATTAGGATTAAAGCATGAGGAAATGTTAGACGGAATTGAATATGCAGGAGTTGGAGCATATTTAGCTGACGCTTCGGAAGGTAATGTTAATTTATTCATCTAA
- a CDS encoding rhodanese-like domain-containing protein produces the protein MDIIQYLIIGLVIYFLVTKFLPTPGVRQITTTQLKDELKDKNKQFIDVRTSMEYKANHIKEFKNMPLANLKTDVNKLAKDKEVVVMCQSGMRSTSAAKLLKKQGFSKVTNVKGGMSAWRL, from the coding sequence TTGGATATCATTCAATATTTAATTATCGGTCTAGTCATATATTTTTTAGTAACAAAATTTTTACCCACACCTGGAGTTCGTCAAATTACAACAACTCAGTTAAAAGACGAATTAAAAGACAAAAACAAACAGTTTATTGATGTTCGTACTTCCATGGAGTATAAAGCAAACCATATAAAAGAGTTTAAAAATATGCCATTAGCGAACTTAAAAACAGATGTGAACAAACTGGCAAAAGACAAAGAAGTAGTAGTAATGTGCCAAAGTGGCATGCGTAGTACTTCAGCGGCTAAACTATTAAAAAAGCAAGGATTCTCTAAAGTAACAAACGTAAAAGGCGGCATGAGCGCCTGGAGATTGTGA
- a CDS encoding rhodanese-like domain-containing protein: MKQISAKELEQKLANGATVSIIDVREAEEVAQGKIPGAVNIPLSLIEFRTQDINKSEEHIIVCRSGARSGQATMFLTSQGFNVTNMVGGMLDWEGDVVVSY, translated from the coding sequence ATGAAGCAAATTTCAGCAAAAGAATTAGAACAAAAATTAGCAAACGGTGCGACAGTTTCTATTATTGATGTTCGTGAAGCAGAAGAAGTAGCACAAGGTAAAATTCCTGGAGCTGTTAACATTCCTTTAAGCTTAATCGAATTCCGTACACAAGACATTAATAAATCAGAAGAGCACATTATCGTATGTCGTTCTGGTGCACGTAGTGGTCAAGCAACAATGTTCTTAACTTCACAAGGTTTTAACGTAACGAACATGGTTGGTGGAATGTTAGACTGGGAAGGCGATGTAGTGGTTAGTTATTAG
- a CDS encoding sulfurtransferase TusA family protein — MKVNLTLDAKGMACPMPIVKTKKAIDTINAGEVLEVVATDKGSKADIKAWADRIGHQYLGTTEEGDVLKHYIRKATAEEEKQEQTYPHVVNNEELEAKLNEDVVVIDVREPAEFAFGHIPGALSMPLGELEELANTVNKDAMIYIVCRTGTRSDLAAKTLSEKGFTNVFNVVPGMSKWEGPTA; from the coding sequence ATGAAAGTAAACTTAACGTTAGATGCTAAAGGTATGGCTTGTCCAATGCCGATCGTAAAAACAAAAAAAGCAATTGATACAATTAATGCAGGAGAAGTATTAGAAGTAGTTGCAACCGATAAAGGATCTAAAGCGGATATAAAAGCTTGGGCTGACAGAATTGGTCACCAATATTTAGGTACAACAGAAGAAGGCGATGTATTAAAGCATTATATTCGCAAAGCAACTGCTGAGGAAGAAAAGCAAGAGCAAACATATCCACACGTTGTAAACAATGAAGAATTAGAAGCGAAATTAAACGAAGATGTAGTGGTAATTGACGTACGTGAACCAGCTGAATTCGCTTTTGGTCATATTCCAGGTGCTTTATCGATGCCATTAGGTGAATTAGAAGAATTAGCAAACACAGTGAACAAAGATGCGATGATCTATATAGTATGTCGTACAGGAACTCGCAGTGACTTAGCAGCAAAAACACTATCAGAAAAAGGTTTTACAAACGTATTTAATGTTGTTCCTGGTATGAGCAAGTGGGAAGGACCAACAGCTTAA